One stretch of Planococcus sp. PAMC 21323 DNA includes these proteins:
- a CDS encoding tyrosine-protein phosphatase, translating to MIDTHAHILPGLDDGAETMDQTKRLLEKAVEEQLTGIIATPHAFHPNFQTNLAALNKQLELVNAWIAEEQLPLTIYSGQECRLSEKLPDRLDTKEALTLAGSRYVLLELPSSGIPTYSVPIIQQLITRNYVPIIAHAERNQGIIEKPERLKKLLLHGAMAQVTAGSVAGSFGKAIQRTAMSLIDANLIHVYGSDVHSLDKRPFLFNKGLDYLEKKNNHDMVDIFLENNERILLDEHFHVLEPDDISIGKWWNLFA from the coding sequence ATGATCGACACGCACGCTCATATTTTGCCTGGTCTTGACGACGGTGCAGAAACAATGGACCAAACAAAGCGATTGTTAGAAAAAGCTGTTGAGGAACAATTAACGGGGATTATTGCAACTCCGCACGCTTTTCATCCAAACTTTCAAACGAATCTCGCTGCTTTAAATAAACAATTAGAACTTGTTAACGCATGGATTGCTGAAGAACAGCTGCCACTTACCATCTATAGTGGACAAGAATGTCGATTAAGTGAAAAACTACCTGACAGATTAGACACAAAAGAAGCATTAACTTTAGCGGGATCTCGCTATGTATTACTAGAGCTGCCTTCATCTGGTATTCCAACTTACTCCGTACCGATTATTCAGCAATTGATTACGCGCAATTATGTACCGATTATTGCTCACGCTGAACGCAATCAAGGCATTATTGAAAAACCAGAACGTCTTAAAAAGTTATTGCTTCACGGAGCAATGGCGCAAGTCACTGCAGGATCGGTTGCTGGCAGTTTTGGCAAAGCGATTCAACGCACCGCGATGAGCTTAATCGATGCCAATTTAATCCATGTGTATGGATCGGATGTCCACAGTCTCGATAAACGACCATTCCTATTTAACAAAGGGCTCGATTACTTAGAAAAGAAAAATAATCATGACATGGTTGATATTTTCTTGGAAAATAACGAGCGCATCCTGTTGGATGAGCATTTCCATGTATTAGAGCCTGATGACATCTCCATAGGGAAATGGTGGAATCTATTTGCGTAA
- a CDS encoding polysaccharide biosynthesis protein, translating to MSLKNRVSLLVIVDSLIVFFSIFVGYYLLNPYQDVLQNQFLLASALTIFIAHHALAMYYGLYRKVWEYASIGELTSIFKAVSWSIVVIGVVQYAYRGDVLFRALLITWMLHLLLIGGSRLSWRLFRDNKFKPKSLELKRTLIVGAGKAGSLVARQLLANPENGLLPVLYVDDDKNKQGLDIYGVRVVHGNTKEVAAIAQDNQIDTIIIAIPSLGKQETAELIKTCMDSGIRTQTIPLIEDIMTGKVSVTDIQDVKIEDLLGRDEVKLDMDKIASQLTSKTILVTGAGGSIGSEISRQIARFGPKKLLLLGHGENSIYLIDMELRQKIALDTEIIPIIADVQDRARMMDIMNTYKPDVVYHAAAHKHVPLMESNPMEAVKNNVYGTKNVAEAAHMNGVGNFVMVSTDKAVNPPNVMGATKRFAEMIVQNLAKRSDTKFAAVRFGNVLGSRGSVIPLFKKQIAAGGPVTVTDPRMTRYFMTIPEASRLVIQAGTLAEGGEVFVLDMGEPVKIVDLAQNLIRLSGYAEGEIGINFSGIRPGEKLFEELLNDNEIQTDQVFPKIYIGKANPVSEGELTYLLEKLPEMPNDEVKDVLVGLANRKNVALKDKEDLKIRN from the coding sequence ATGTCACTGAAAAACCGCGTCTCTCTATTAGTAATCGTCGACTCGCTTATCGTCTTTTTCTCAATATTTGTTGGCTATTACCTATTGAACCCGTATCAAGATGTGCTGCAAAATCAATTTTTATTGGCAAGTGCATTAACCATTTTTATCGCACACCATGCGCTGGCTATGTATTACGGCTTGTACCGCAAAGTATGGGAATATGCCTCAATCGGAGAACTCACTTCAATATTTAAAGCCGTTAGTTGGTCAATTGTTGTGATTGGTGTTGTGCAATACGCATATAGAGGTGACGTTTTATTCCGAGCACTACTTATCACGTGGATGTTACATCTATTGCTCATTGGCGGCTCACGTTTGTCATGGCGCTTATTTCGAGACAATAAATTTAAACCGAAAAGCTTAGAGTTGAAACGTACATTGATCGTCGGAGCTGGTAAAGCAGGTAGCTTAGTTGCTCGCCAATTATTAGCCAATCCTGAAAACGGGTTATTGCCTGTCTTATATGTCGATGACGACAAAAACAAACAAGGTCTTGATATTTACGGCGTTCGTGTTGTTCATGGCAATACGAAAGAAGTAGCCGCAATCGCGCAAGATAACCAAATCGATACTATCATCATCGCCATCCCCTCTCTCGGTAAGCAAGAAACGGCTGAGCTCATCAAAACATGTATGGATTCCGGTATCCGGACGCAGACCATACCACTTATTGAAGACATTATGACCGGTAAAGTATCGGTGACGGACATTCAAGATGTCAAAATTGAAGACTTGCTAGGGCGTGATGAAGTTAAGTTAGATATGGACAAAATCGCCAGCCAATTAACAAGTAAAACGATTTTGGTAACCGGAGCGGGTGGTTCGATTGGTTCAGAAATTTCCCGTCAAATCGCACGCTTTGGACCGAAAAAGCTGTTACTTTTAGGACATGGTGAAAATTCGATTTACTTGATCGATATGGAATTGCGTCAAAAAATCGCACTTGATACCGAAATCATCCCTATTATAGCAGACGTTCAAGATCGTGCGCGCATGATGGATATTATGAATACATACAAACCAGACGTTGTGTACCACGCAGCAGCGCATAAACATGTTCCTCTTATGGAAAGCAATCCAATGGAAGCTGTAAAGAATAATGTTTATGGAACGAAAAACGTAGCTGAAGCAGCTCATATGAACGGTGTAGGCAATTTTGTCATGGTCTCAACGGATAAAGCCGTTAACCCGCCAAACGTTATGGGTGCGACAAAACGCTTTGCGGAAATGATTGTTCAGAACTTAGCTAAACGCAGCGATACGAAATTCGCAGCGGTGCGTTTTGGTAATGTACTTGGGTCTCGTGGCTCAGTTATTCCACTGTTTAAAAAACAAATCGCAGCAGGTGGTCCGGTTACTGTAACAGACCCACGCATGACTCGTTATTTCATGACCATTCCAGAAGCTTCACGATTAGTTATTCAAGCTGGAACTTTAGCTGAAGGTGGCGAAGTGTTTGTTTTAGACATGGGTGAACCTGTGAAGATTGTTGATTTGGCTCAAAACCTGATCCGCTTGTCTGGTTACGCAGAAGGCGAGATTGGCATTAACTTTTCTGGTATTCGTCCAGGGGAGAAATTGTTTGAAGAGTTGTTGAATGACAATGAAATCCAGACTGATCAGGTGTTTCCGAAGATTTATATTGGGAAAGCGAATCCGGTTAGTGAGGGTGAGTTGACTTATCTGCTCGAGAAGTTGCCTGAGATGCCTAACGATGAGGTTAAGGATGTTTTGGTTGGGTTGGCTAATCGGAAGAATGTGGCGTTAAAAGATAAAGAAGATTTAAAAATAAGAAATTAA
- a CDS encoding C40 family peptidase — protein sequence MKKIFFTLLTAGSLLFANSVTDAQTTQPVQNEISTSQESTVSTIEQVAASKATAKSGTFKTKYNSNVRADASTKYKVVTVAKKGAVVTATHQKKVGKSTWYKVKVNGKSGWILSTLLTSTTVKKASVKKASSSSVVSEALALQGIPYKFGGTTTSGFDCSGFIQYAFKQAGKSVSRTTLTQFAESYTVSTPQPGDLVFFANTYRPGISHVGIYIGNNQFVHSGGAKAEVKSMNDPYWGKKFHSFKRF from the coding sequence ATGAAAAAGATATTCTTCACGCTACTTACAGCAGGATCATTGCTATTTGCTAACTCAGTCACTGACGCACAGACAACTCAACCGGTTCAAAACGAAATTTCAACTTCTCAAGAATCTACAGTTTCAACTATAGAGCAAGTTGCAGCAAGCAAAGCAACTGCCAAATCAGGTACATTTAAAACAAAATACAATTCTAATGTTCGCGCAGATGCGAGCACAAAATACAAAGTTGTAACGGTAGCTAAAAAAGGCGCAGTTGTTACAGCGACTCACCAAAAGAAAGTCGGCAAATCAACTTGGTATAAAGTAAAAGTTAACGGCAAATCTGGTTGGATTTTGAGCACATTGTTGACATCTACAACTGTTAAGAAAGCTTCCGTTAAAAAAGCTTCTTCTTCATCAGTAGTATCAGAAGCACTGGCTTTACAAGGCATTCCTTACAAATTTGGTGGCACGACAACTTCAGGGTTTGATTGCAGTGGATTTATCCAATATGCGTTCAAACAAGCTGGTAAAAGTGTTTCACGTACGACATTAACGCAGTTTGCTGAGAGCTATACAGTAAGCACTCCACAACCAGGAGATTTGGTTTTCTTTGCTAATACGTACCGCCCTGGGATCTCACACGTTGGGATTTACATCGGTAACAACCAGTTCGTCCATTCAGGCGGAGCGAAAGCTGAAGTTAAAAGCATGAATGATCCATACTGGGGCAAGAAATTCCACAGCTTCAAACGTTTCTAA
- a CDS encoding GDP-mannose 4,6-dehydratase, producing the protein MNAKTILITGGHGFIGSNLIRYYLNKYPEYQLVNIDYNTEAAYPGNVTGRDQAARYSYHRVDIRNAYAINHLFELYNITDIIHCAAETRSEERVGEIRLYEQTNVLGTMNLLQAAENAWMESPHQPKEEYMASCFHHISLTDISKETLYSDSKKRADAIICDFHKKTGLNVLTTASPEVFGPMQKEGELIPAYIDQALKGKLGVFEESAQNVRNWLFVSDLCEAIDTVFHLGDAGQRYEIGYNARMGDRELAWCITSLMGAHFPGNYAQQKQNDFSNKAFAPEKSPDTLKQLPGIVPITPFEKGLRITFNWYSSKNKAEDFLKK; encoded by the coding sequence TTGAATGCTAAAACCATACTTATTACCGGTGGTCACGGATTTATTGGGTCTAACCTTATTCGTTATTATTTAAACAAATATCCAGAATACCAACTTGTGAATATCGATTACAATACGGAAGCCGCTTATCCAGGGAATGTTACTGGGAGAGATCAAGCAGCTCGTTATTCGTATCACCGAGTTGATATTCGGAACGCTTACGCAATCAATCATCTATTCGAGCTATATAACATAACCGACATCATTCATTGCGCAGCAGAGACACGCAGCGAGGAACGGGTTGGAGAAATTCGTCTTTACGAACAAACAAACGTGCTCGGTACGATGAACCTCCTGCAGGCGGCAGAAAATGCTTGGATGGAATCACCGCATCAGCCAAAAGAAGAATATATGGCATCTTGCTTTCATCATATTTCTCTAACAGACATATCTAAAGAAACTTTATACAGCGACAGCAAAAAAAGAGCAGATGCCATAATTTGTGACTTTCATAAGAAAACAGGGTTAAATGTCCTCACAACCGCTAGTCCGGAAGTTTTCGGGCCCATGCAAAAAGAAGGAGAACTGATCCCAGCTTATATTGACCAAGCTCTAAAAGGAAAATTAGGTGTTTTTGAAGAGTCAGCCCAAAACGTTCGCAATTGGTTGTTTGTCAGTGATTTATGTGAAGCGATCGATACGGTATTTCATTTAGGGGATGCCGGACAGCGATACGAAATTGGCTATAACGCACGCATGGGAGACCGAGAACTTGCTTGGTGCATCACATCATTGATGGGAGCCCATTTCCCGGGAAATTATGCACAACAAAAACAAAACGATTTCTCCAATAAAGCATTTGCACCAGAAAAATCACCTGACACTCTAAAGCAACTGCCAGGGATTGTACCAATTACACCGTTCGAAAAAGGATTACGCATTACGTTTAATTGGTATTCCAGTAAAAACAAAGCTGAAGATTTTCTGAAAAAGTAA
- a CDS encoding CpsD/CapB family tyrosine-protein kinase produces the protein MARKKKVLQETARKLIAFTTPRSFVSEQFRTLRTNINFSSPDSEIHTMVITSAAPSEGKSTTAANLAVVFAQEGKKVLLIDGDMRKPTTHYTFRMGNTIGLSSVLTRQSSLQEVIRTTSVDRLDLMTCGPIPPNPAELLASKSMDTLIGQLKNMYDLIIFDAPPVLSVADGQILANKCEGTILVLSSGNTEKDMAIKAKEAIESSNSRLIGAVLNNFELPKDNYYYQYYGNTE, from the coding sequence ATGGCAAGAAAGAAAAAAGTCCTGCAGGAAACTGCGCGTAAACTCATCGCTTTCACAACGCCGCGTTCGTTTGTATCTGAACAGTTCCGTACATTACGTACCAATATAAATTTTTCATCACCAGATTCAGAAATCCATACAATGGTAATTACTTCAGCCGCACCTTCAGAAGGTAAGTCAACAACTGCCGCCAATTTAGCGGTTGTATTTGCACAAGAAGGAAAAAAGGTGTTATTAATCGACGGCGATATGCGTAAACCAACCACTCACTACACATTCCGAATGGGGAATACGATTGGGTTATCGAGTGTGTTGACGCGTCAAAGCTCGCTTCAAGAAGTGATACGGACAACATCGGTTGACCGTTTAGACTTAATGACATGTGGACCAATTCCACCGAACCCGGCAGAATTGTTAGCTTCAAAGTCAATGGATACTTTAATCGGACAATTAAAAAATATGTATGACTTGATCATTTTTGACGCACCTCCTGTTTTGTCTGTAGCGGATGGACAAATTTTAGCGAACAAATGTGAAGGAACCATTCTTGTTTTGAGTTCTGGGAATACTGAGAAAGACATGGCGATCAAAGCAAAAGAAGCCATTGAATCTTCGAATAGTCGCTTGATCGGCGCTGTATTAAACAATTTTGAATTACCAAAAGACAATTATTATTATCAATATTACGGGAACACGGAGTAA
- a CDS encoding acyltransferase produces MTRRYDYMDWLRAISIFVVVGIHVVSKIINSTTPDDWIWHFANIFDAGLRWCVPVFFMLSGALLLTRDKEESVLEFLKKRLSKVVIPLIFWSIVYTLYNIVELEESYTAYEILVQFLTDDIYYHLWFLYTITGLYIMAPFLKLLVQYMDKKTFQALLLFWIVFSSFLPFLPKFLDFEIALSAGLFEPYIGYFLLGAYLVLYPVPKKYLPTLGILALVSYIATVWGTSNLNAGLPVGEFDDFFYEHYRPNNLLITLFIFIGFQHRANKIKPNALITRISTATFGIYIIHPLIQIYLNKFFGLNETTFNPIVSVPLVWIVIFSISFVIILIMQKLPVINRLVP; encoded by the coding sequence ATGACTAGAAGATATGACTATATGGATTGGTTGCGTGCGATATCGATATTCGTCGTCGTTGGCATTCATGTAGTATCTAAAATCATCAATAGCACCACACCCGACGATTGGATCTGGCATTTTGCCAATATCTTTGATGCCGGCTTGCGCTGGTGCGTACCAGTCTTCTTTATGCTCAGTGGTGCATTGCTCTTAACGCGCGACAAAGAAGAAAGCGTTCTGGAGTTTCTGAAAAAACGCTTGTCTAAAGTCGTCATTCCATTAATCTTCTGGAGCATTGTTTATACGCTGTACAATATAGTTGAACTAGAAGAATCGTATACCGCCTACGAAATTCTTGTTCAATTCCTGACCGACGACATCTATTACCACTTGTGGTTTCTCTACACCATCACCGGTCTTTACATCATGGCGCCATTTTTAAAACTACTTGTCCAGTACATGGATAAGAAAACATTCCAAGCCCTATTACTATTTTGGATCGTCTTTTCAAGTTTCCTGCCGTTTCTTCCAAAATTCTTAGACTTTGAAATCGCCTTATCGGCAGGACTCTTTGAACCGTATATCGGCTACTTTTTACTAGGTGCGTACTTGGTCCTTTATCCAGTACCCAAAAAATATTTACCGACACTGGGCATACTGGCATTAGTTAGCTATATCGCAACGGTTTGGGGCACTTCCAATTTAAATGCGGGTCTACCTGTAGGTGAGTTTGATGACTTTTTCTATGAACATTACCGTCCAAACAACCTACTCATCACATTATTCATCTTTATCGGCTTCCAACATAGGGCCAATAAGATCAAACCAAACGCCTTGATTACACGCATCAGTACTGCGACATTCGGGATATACATCATTCATCCGCTTATCCAAATTTATTTAAATAAATTTTTCGGACTCAATGAAACCACGTTTAATCCGATTGTTAGTGTGCCGCTTGTGTGGATAGTAATCTTTAGCATTTCGTTCGTCATTATTTTGATCATGCAAAAGCTTCCCGTTATCAACCGGTTAGTACCATAA
- a CDS encoding glycosyltransferase, translating into MITFNNANFFDFEKPKGSIKSIALIHKNMKPGGIEMLVVRMVKWFSARDYKVTLFLYSSGGPLLRELESLEGVTIVVDEDNSDPAVNVWMATKMLSKRIEEKFDLVYSFGPMSFLLSYLLPAKKRMSGVYSPDSYAQKGKGGAVNALKLIDPKFAQKLMFMNPAIKERTENAIGRPLGNAIFPLPLDFCTAMNPLGNYESRRIVSIGQLARFRTYNYYMIDMMERLIQVDPEFTYHIYGSGQGEESLRKKIANSPARNHIFMHTKFTANDKKEALQNTFCFVGMGVPLIQAAGCGIPGIVGKVNDRFGLTEGFLHQLPPYESGDSFSDTSELFSVEDHIMKLLSSKEEYNKISKKERIKANEFESDHVMENFIKEAEFNQFAFRLH; encoded by the coding sequence ATGATTACATTTAATAATGCTAATTTCTTCGATTTTGAAAAACCAAAAGGGTCGATCAAGTCGATTGCTTTGATTCATAAAAACATGAAGCCGGGTGGCATCGAAATGCTAGTGGTGCGAATGGTGAAATGGTTTAGTGCGCGCGACTATAAAGTGACTTTGTTCTTGTATAGCAGCGGGGGACCATTATTGCGTGAACTCGAATCGCTTGAGGGGGTCACAATTGTGGTAGACGAAGACAATAGTGATCCGGCGGTAAACGTGTGGATGGCGACAAAAATGTTGAGCAAGCGGATCGAAGAAAAATTTGACTTGGTGTATTCGTTTGGACCGATGTCGTTCTTATTGTCTTACCTATTGCCAGCCAAAAAGCGCATGTCGGGTGTTTATTCGCCAGATAGCTACGCGCAAAAAGGAAAAGGTGGAGCGGTCAACGCATTAAAATTGATCGATCCAAAATTTGCGCAAAAGTTGATGTTCATGAATCCAGCGATTAAAGAAAGAACAGAAAATGCCATCGGACGACCGCTAGGAAATGCGATTTTCCCACTGCCACTGGATTTCTGCACAGCGATGAATCCATTAGGTAATTACGAATCACGCCGTATTGTCTCGATCGGTCAATTGGCACGTTTTCGCACTTATAACTATTACATGATCGACATGATGGAACGCTTGATCCAAGTCGACCCGGAATTTACGTATCACATTTACGGTTCAGGGCAAGGAGAAGAAAGCTTACGTAAGAAAATCGCCAACTCTCCGGCGCGTAATCATATCTTCATGCACACGAAATTTACCGCAAACGACAAAAAAGAAGCATTGCAAAACACATTTTGTTTTGTCGGTATGGGCGTTCCGCTTATTCAAGCAGCAGGATGTGGCATTCCAGGAATCGTCGGCAAAGTAAATGACCGTTTCGGACTAACGGAAGGTTTTCTTCACCAATTGCCACCATACGAAAGTGGAGATTCTTTCTCCGACACGAGCGAATTGTTTAGTGTCGAAGACCATATTATGAAGCTCCTGTCGAGCAAAGAAGAATACAATAAGATTTCGAAAAAAGAGCGCATCAAAGCCAATGAATTTGAAAGCGATCACGTGATGGAGAACTTTATTAAAGAAGCCGAATTCAATCAATTCGCATTTCGTTTACACTAG
- a CDS encoding patatin-like phospholipase family protein: MKRILSIDGGGVRGIIPAMLLAELEAQSGKPVSELFDLVVGASTGGILALGLVAPHPHDQTKPRYTAEQFLGFYKEESHEIFDKSLFFKITRGIFTSRYQARALEKALKKYFGHTMLSEAIVDIVVPSYELQGRFTAFFKSRDIHTKKIERDVEMRDVARAASAAPTYFIPKKIKEYPGANFIDGGVFANNPAMCAYAEAKDVFPGEELLIVSLGTGNPQLTIQFEKFRTWGLLSWAKPLWYVLSDGSSDVVDYQLKFVLPDQEKSKRYYRFQIELLQPGTEKLDDGSAQNINALIKLGQELLDSRQQDIRELCKQLIK; the protein is encoded by the coding sequence ATGAAACGGATTTTATCTATAGATGGGGGCGGCGTGCGAGGGATTATCCCAGCGATGCTGCTTGCAGAGTTAGAAGCCCAAAGTGGAAAGCCGGTTTCGGAACTATTTGATTTGGTTGTCGGGGCATCAACGGGAGGCATATTGGCACTCGGACTCGTTGCGCCACACCCACACGATCAAACAAAGCCGCGATACACAGCAGAACAATTTCTCGGGTTCTACAAAGAAGAGTCACACGAGATTTTTGACAAATCCTTATTTTTCAAAATAACGCGAGGTATATTCACAAGTCGCTACCAAGCACGTGCGCTTGAAAAAGCATTGAAAAAATATTTCGGACACACAATGCTGTCAGAAGCAATTGTCGATATTGTTGTGCCGAGCTACGAACTTCAAGGGCGTTTTACCGCTTTTTTTAAAAGTCGAGACATCCATACGAAAAAAATTGAACGAGACGTCGAGATGAGAGATGTTGCCCGAGCAGCATCTGCAGCGCCTACTTATTTTATTCCGAAGAAAATCAAAGAATATCCAGGAGCTAATTTTATCGATGGGGGTGTGTTTGCCAATAATCCAGCGATGTGTGCTTACGCAGAAGCAAAAGATGTCTTTCCAGGAGAAGAGTTATTAATCGTATCGCTTGGAACAGGCAACCCACAGCTGACCATTCAATTCGAGAAATTCAGAACATGGGGATTGCTCAGCTGGGCAAAGCCTTTATGGTATGTCCTATCCGACGGTAGCTCCGACGTCGTCGACTACCAACTAAAATTTGTGCTACCTGACCAAGAAAAAAGCAAGCGGTATTACCGCTTTCAAATTGAATTGCTCCAACCCGGCACCGAAAAACTAGACGACGGCTCTGCGCAAAACATCAACGCACTCATCAAACTCGGCCAAGAACTACTCGACTCCCGGCAACAAGACATTCGTGAGCTCTGCAAACAACTAATCAAGTAA
- a CDS encoding LCP family glycopolymer transferase, whose protein sequence is MGRKARGTKKKKWPWVLGILGVIVIGLAVYLFTIYNSFTNTLEEIHEPIEREASEKRTTDQEVDLNDQDPFSVLLLGVDEREDDRGRSDTMVVMTINPTDKSTKMVSIPRDTYTEIVGRGTTDKINHAYAFGGIEMSMATVENLLDIPIDYVLQVNMEGFQDIVDAVGGVEVNNTLAFDEFEKGTLELDGEEALAYVRMRKQDPEGDFGRQNRQKQVIQGIMKKGASVNSLLNYKSIFTALGDNVRTNMTFDEMMDVQSNYRDAIGTVDQMMVEDGTGETINGIWYYMMNDAELAEIQSTLKTHLNM, encoded by the coding sequence ATGGGCAGAAAAGCAAGAGGCACAAAAAAGAAGAAATGGCCATGGGTTCTTGGCATACTTGGAGTTATCGTTATTGGTCTAGCTGTTTACCTATTCACCATTTACAATAGCTTTACGAATACATTAGAAGAAATACATGAACCAATTGAGCGTGAAGCATCAGAGAAACGGACGACTGACCAAGAAGTGGACTTAAATGATCAAGATCCTTTTTCTGTATTGCTATTAGGTGTCGATGAGCGCGAAGACGATCGCGGTCGGTCAGATACAATGGTTGTTATGACGATTAATCCAACAGATAAATCAACGAAGATGGTGTCGATCCCTCGTGATACATACACGGAAATTGTTGGACGTGGCACGACGGATAAGATTAACCACGCGTATGCGTTTGGTGGCATCGAAATGTCGATGGCAACTGTCGAGAACTTGTTGGATATTCCAATTGATTATGTGCTGCAAGTGAACATGGAAGGCTTCCAAGATATTGTTGATGCAGTTGGTGGCGTAGAAGTGAACAACACATTGGCGTTTGATGAGTTTGAAAAAGGGACTCTAGAGCTAGACGGTGAAGAGGCATTAGCTTATGTTAGAATGCGTAAGCAAGATCCTGAAGGTGATTTTGGTCGTCAGAATCGCCAGAAGCAAGTGATTCAAGGGATTATGAAAAAAGGTGCATCTGTGAATAGCTTGTTAAACTATAAGAGTATTTTTACGGCATTGGGTGATAATGTGCGTACGAATATGACGTTTGATGAGATGATGGATGTGCAGTCGAATTACCGTGATGCGATTGGTACGGTTGACCAGATGATGGTTGAGGATGGTACTGGCGAGACGATTAACGGGATTTGGTATTATATGATGAATGATGCGGAGTTGGCGGAAATTCAGTCGACGTTGAAGACGCATTTGAATATGTAA
- a CDS encoding SGNH/GDSL hydrolase family protein: MNMYKIGASLAVIICIIALVFSYLAWQDKLENVLGEPEQVKAESVDTVKKETEKVKNDDFVNIDSLIVNMDADVQQVFTDRNDQGEALKFLIAGSAALETGDPGYAERLQDSLEEAYGDFIAVDIVTIKGTSESLADVDLSTGYDVVLLEPMTLMNNDRIAIEQEREHINEFNERLSDEVEDAVLVLHPSQPIYGAGYYLAQIAALKEFTQIYSYDYIDHWSSWPDTDNEVLKDHLAEDGLPNSKGAELWAEELEAYFIAN, encoded by the coding sequence ATGAATATGTATAAAATCGGAGCTTCCCTCGCTGTTATTATTTGTATCATTGCCCTAGTATTTAGCTATTTAGCGTGGCAGGACAAGCTAGAAAATGTATTAGGTGAACCCGAACAAGTAAAGGCTGAGTCTGTGGACACAGTGAAAAAAGAAACAGAGAAAGTAAAAAATGACGATTTTGTGAACATCGATTCGTTAATCGTTAACATGGATGCAGATGTACAACAAGTATTTACGGACCGCAACGATCAAGGTGAAGCTTTGAAATTTCTTATCGCGGGCTCTGCTGCCTTAGAAACAGGTGACCCTGGGTATGCAGAACGCTTACAAGATTCGTTAGAAGAAGCTTATGGAGATTTTATTGCTGTCGACATCGTTACTATAAAAGGAACTTCTGAATCATTAGCAGATGTGGATCTTTCAACAGGCTATGACGTCGTACTTCTTGAGCCTATGACATTGATGAACAACGACCGCATCGCCATTGAACAAGAACGTGAGCATATCAACGAATTTAATGAGCGTTTGTCTGACGAAGTAGAAGATGCTGTATTGGTTCTTCATCCGTCTCAACCGATTTATGGTGCTGGTTATTATTTAGCACAAATCGCAGCATTAAAAGAATTTACGCAAATTTATAGTTACGATTATATCGATCACTGGTCTTCATGGCCTGATACGGATAACGAAGTGTTAAAAGATCATTTGGCTGAAGATGGATTGCCAAACAGCAAAGGCGCAGAATTATGGGCAGAAGAACTGGAAGCGTATTTTATCGCTAACTAA
- a CDS encoding YveK family protein produces the protein MEETISLQDLFKTLKKRAGLIMLMTIIAITIAGVVSFLVLTPMYQTSTQILVNQEQSEAAQLTNQNIQTDLQLINTYSVIIKSPAILDEVASQLGLDLSADQLNSKITVATAENSQVVDVTVQDEDPALAVDIANTTAKVFETEIQNLMSVDNVSILSRAVLKENPTPVAPNPMLNMAIAAVIGLMLGVGIAFLLEYLDTTIKDQQDIEEILDIPLLGVISPIKEEAKLEETPTSKRRAG, from the coding sequence ATGGAAGAAACCATTAGCTTACAAGACCTCTTTAAAACGCTGAAAAAACGGGCGGGGTTAATCATGCTTATGACCATTATAGCGATTACGATCGCTGGCGTTGTGTCGTTTTTAGTATTAACACCGATGTACCAGACTTCTACACAAATTCTTGTTAATCAGGAACAGTCAGAAGCTGCCCAATTGACAAACCAAAACATCCAAACCGATTTGCAATTGATCAATACATATTCAGTTATTATTAAAAGTCCGGCAATTTTAGATGAAGTAGCAAGCCAATTAGGACTTGATCTGTCTGCAGACCAATTGAACAGTAAGATCACCGTTGCGACTGCAGAGAATTCTCAAGTAGTGGATGTCACGGTACAAGATGAAGACCCGGCATTAGCGGTAGATATTGCGAACACTACTGCCAAAGTATTTGAAACGGAGATTCAAAACTTGATGAGCGTTGATAACGTATCAATTTTGTCTCGAGCTGTCTTGAAAGAAAATCCAACACCTGTTGCGCCAAACCCAATGTTAAACATGGCGATTGCAGCTGTAATTGGATTAATGCTTGGTGTAGGGATTGCATTCTTACTTGAATACTTAGATACAACGATTAAAGACCAACAAGATATCGAAGAAATTTTGGACATTCCATTACTTGGTGTGATTTCACCAATTAAAGAAGAAGCTAAACTAGAAGAAACTCCAACATCGAAGAGAAGGGCGGGATAA